The DNA sequence GCTAGCAAATGACTCAAATGTCTCCCTTGAAATCTATAACATCCTCGGACAAAAGGTAAGAACAATAGAAGCAGGACAAAAACCCAAAGGCTCATATACCCAAAAAGATAGGGCAATTTTCTTTGACTTAAAAAATAATGCTGGTCAAAACCTCTCCTCTGGATTATACTATTACAAAATAAAGGCAGATGATTTCTCTGCTATAAAATCAATGATGGTAAGATAAGCCTTTAAGTTTAACTTGCCTTTTTATTAAGGGGTAGATATAATAGGGTTTATGAAAAGGAAAAAAAGTTTTAAGAAGATAAAAATTTCAAAGGAAATAATCTTAATAATTACCCTTTTTATTTTTGCATTTTTTGTAAGACTTCTTTTAATAAAAGGGATAAGTGCTGCTGGAGATGATAGGGTAGCTTATTGCGAAGCAGCTTCTATTATTAGATATCAAGGATTTACAGGACTTTTAAATAGAGGAACAGACTACCTTTGGACATTTTCTATAGGATGGCCACTTATCTTGGGCTATATTCTTAAGATATTAGGATTGGAGTTTACAGGTGGAGATAGCGTTAGAGAAGCGTATCCTTGTATCATCAATTCCTTTTTTGGCTCAATAGCCGTAGTAATTACTTATTATTTCATAAAGCAATTTTGGAAAAGCCCTATCCCGGCTATTATTGGAAGCATTCTTTTTATCTATAACTTCTCTGATATGCAACTTTCAACTTCTGCTTTGGCGTGG is a window from the bacterium genome containing:
- a CDS encoding FlgD immunoglobulin-like domain containing protein — translated: LANDSNVSLEIYNILGQKVRTIEAGQKPKGSYTQKDRAIFFDLKNNAGQNLSSGLYYYKIKADDFSAIKSMMVR